The window cgttttctggagacttgtgggaggagtgctAATGAGGGAAAGTGTACAGTCAGACTATGAACTGCTGTTGGGATACAAATATGTTTCTGTATAAAATCACTcctgtaatacacacacacacaaatgtattcTAGGACAGGGAATATGGAGAGACTGGGAAAAAACAATAAGTGAATGAGGGCACAAAAGCTGGCAGAAATCACCGGCTATTATGCTCTGACATCAGTAGATGTAATGATATTAGACTATTGGTGGAACTGCCAAGAAAACTGTTCTCAAGCCATCCAAATCATACCCTCCACTGATGCTGGCCAAactcacacacgcatgcatacacatacgcaagcactcacacacacaagcacacatgctTTGCATAACTATGCACCACTGAAACATTGGACAAAACAACACACTGACGCATTCGATCGGCAATGCCCCACACAAGTCAATACCCTAataatgtgtgtatgtatgtgtaagtGCATGCACTTGTGTCCCCGAAGGTTGTACCTTATTGGCAGCCTCCAATGAGCTGATGAGTGTTTGTAATTCCTCTCTGTTCATCTCGACAGATAGAGGCTTCAGGGCACCGTTCTCCTTCACGTCCAAACTGAGATTGAGTAGGGTCTGGAGAGACGAGATCTTATCGCTGGACAATGCCAGctgaacagagaaagagagagcgagaaagaggctTAGGATTCAAATGTATAGAAATCAttgtggtagcagtagtagcataGGTAGTGAACCATACCTCAGCATTTCACCCAAATGATATAATTGATACCACATAATTTCTCACGTAATTTCTGCATACCAGGTAAAACCCAGCTGAAACAGGACTGTAAAAAAGCATAACCACTTTTTTCATTTGACCTGTATTTAACCAAGATATCCCATTGAGATAAAAAAATATCCTGACCAATCAGTTTACCAATCAAACAGAGATTGTTAACTCCTCACTGTAGTGCAGGAAATTCACCTTTATCTGCCAGTCAAAATCCTGGAGGGTTGAGTTGGACACGTTATTGGTCCTCTCCACCAGCGCCTGACGGATCTCCTCTCGTCTGGCCCTCAGGACAGTCAGCACGGCCTCCCCGTACCCACTGCCCACGTCTGCCAACGATGCCAGCACCTGCCCAAAGCAGAAGAGGTTGGCAGTTGCAGTAATAATCATTCATACTGTATATTCAATATTAATCTGCAAACTACACAGTTGAAATTCAAAATAACTTGTGTGGGATGGTACAggtacaaagtatattgaaagcaggtgcttccacacaggtgtggagcaattaacatcccatcatgcttagggtcatattttaaaatgcccagttgcccattttTTTCGCTAACATgactagaagaagagatctcagtgactttgaaaaggagcatagggggtttaaagagTGTGTGTAAGTGACCAGATcgcttatgggagattctggagcggcgcctgagacagcattttccaccaccatcaacaaaacaccaaattatagaatttctcgtggaagaatggtgtcgcatccctccaatagattTGCAGACACTTGTcaaatctatgccaaggcgcattgaagctgttctggcggctcgtggtagaccaacgccctattaagacataatgtttcctttattttggcagttacctgtacattggCCTACATTAAACAACACACATGATACACAAAAACTGTCAACACAGAAGACACAGGACATACAATATTTATTTATACAACATTACTTTTGTAAATATGTTCCGCAGCTCTTGTCTTTCCCATCTGGTGCCACAGCTCCTGGTGATTGTGCAATGAATATCAAACGGCTGGTCTTGTTTCAGTCTGCCTGTAATTCTATTTACACATATAAAACATTTTGTTAATCAGTTTCGCAACTGAAACAGAGGAGTCTGTGTCCCTGTAATTTTTCATGAGTATTGCCAATAACTCGCTACTGAAATAATTTTGCTACTAAATTAACTCATATAGTGCCAGCAAAAGTCTACACAACCTTTGCACAGGTGTCACATTTTGCTCTCTTAAATTAAAATCTAACAATAGATTAAGTTGGGATTTTACCCCACTGATCGACAACCTACTTCACactttcaaagtgaaagaaaaatagACAAAATATATGAAGATTTATTGATTGAGTAGGTCTTCACACCACTGATATGAATTAATACTTGAtggaagcacttttggcagcaattacagctgaaatTATTTTGAATAAAGGTTCCACCAACTTTGCACAGCCCTTGGGGCAACATCTATCCATTGTTCTTGTCAGAATTGATCAAGCTCAGTCAATTTGGTTGTagatcattgatggacagcaatattcaagtATTGTCTCTGATTTTCACACAGATTTAAATCAGGGCTGTATAATTTGTTCCCCTGAAACATAAATATATATCCTAGTGTAAGGTCTTCAGAATACTAAGGCATGTTTCCTCTAAGTTTTTACCTGAGCTTTGcccctttcatatttattttggtcatgacaaaactccccagtccctgccggtgacaagaatacccataacatgatgatgccaccacaaTTTTTGAAAATATGGAAGGTTAACTCTGTGTCacgggctgatgtggatgcggtgttggagtcaggcgcaggacacagaagcttagtcgatccGACTTTAATAGTCACAGAGGCAAAATACAAAAAACAACGGGCCTCAacacacaggaggcgagcgattacgcaaacagtgcgtacaGTGCATAAAGTGCGTAAAGCACGAACAACAAGAAAACAATAAAcctacaccaacggacaggcgtacaacaacacacaactacaaacaaaaccaaaggaaacttatagctgacataatcaatacatgatatgaaacaggtgcaccaaccagacaaaaccaaacaatcatagagaacatcaaaacggtagcagctagtactccggggacgacgaacgccgaagcctgcccgaacaaggaggaggagcagcctcggcggaattcgtgacactcTGTGATGTGTTGGGTTGGATTGGCCCTAAACCGAAAGTTTTTGCCAAAAAGTGTATTTATTTGTTATGTTCTCTTAAAAAGTATTACTTAATGGCCCTTTTGCAAACAGGAAGGATGATTTTGAATAGAGTTTATAGCACACACTTTCTTCTTTCCACTCTGTCATACAGGCCAGTAATGTGGAATGAATGCAATGTTGCTGATCCAGCCACAGTTCTCTCAGCTCAGCAAATGAACTCGGtgtctgttttaaaatcacctttGGCCCTATAGTGATATCCCTGAGCAGTTCTCATTCTCTCCCATAGCTCTGTTAGGAAGGACTGCCAGATCCTCTCAGTACCCAGTTGATATGTAACACCAGCAACAGCTTAATTGCCATACTTGTCCATATTCAAAGGGGTATTCAGTAACTGTCTACACATTTTAAGCACTTTGCTGGCTTTGAGGTTAAATCTTTGTTTGAATTATACAGAGAAagaggaagttattcaaaaatgATCAAATTACTTTTTGCCACTATTACTTCTGCACAAacaaaactacactgaacaaaaatataaatgcaacacgtaaagtgttggttccatgtttcatgagcagaaataaaagatccccgaaatgttggtgagcatttctcctttgccaatataatccatccacctgacaggtgtagcatatcaagaagttgattaaaccgTATGAACATTactcaggtgcaccttgtgctgggaacaataaaaggccactctaaaatgtgaagttttgtcacacaacacaaagccacagatgtctcaagttgagggagcgtgcaattgacatgctgacagcaggaatatccaccagagctgttgccagagaattgaatgttcatttctctaccgcctccaatttcattttagaaaatgtggtagtacgtccaaccggcctcacaactgtagaccacgtgtaaccacgccagcccaggacctccatatccggcttcttccccctgcgggatcgtctgagaccagcctcctggacagctgatgaaactgtgggtttgcacaactgaataatttctgcacaaactgtcagaaaccatctcagggaagctcatatgAGTGCTCgccatcctcaccagggtcttcagtaggcaaatgctcaccttcgatggccactggcatgccgGAGAAGTGTGCagtcacggatgaatcccggtttcaactgtatggcgttgtgtgggcgagcagtttactgatgtcaacgttgtgaacagagtgccccatggtggcggtggggttatggtatgggcaggcaggcataagctacgtacaacgaacacaattgctttttatcgatggcaatttgaatgcacagagatactgtgaagagatcctgagtcccattgtcgtgccattcatccgccgccatcacctcatgtttcaacatgataatgcacggccccatgtcacaaggatgtgtacacaattcctggaagctgaaaatatcccagttcttccaaggcctgcacactcaccagacatgtcacccattaagcatgtttgggatactctggatcaacgtgtacaacagcgtgctccagttc is drawn from Coregonus clupeaformis isolate EN_2021a chromosome 25, ASM2061545v1, whole genome shotgun sequence and contains these coding sequences:
- the LOC121539432 gene encoding COMM domain-containing protein 8-like, which gives rise to MVHLLGKLPSEECPKLLHRVVDGVCGREPPRMADYGDTWTLVEWMELLVSFSSLFRLTVGKKTPDEEVLASLADVGSGYGEAVLTVLRARREEIRQALVERTNNVSNSTLQDFDWQIKLALSSDKISSLQTLLNLSLDVKENGALKPLSVEMNREELQTLISSLEAANKVVLQLK